One Syngnathoides biaculeatus isolate LvHL_M chromosome 4, ASM1980259v1, whole genome shotgun sequence DNA window includes the following coding sequences:
- the LOC133498981 gene encoding disintegrin and metalloproteinase domain-containing protein 9-like, which translates to MATTRRRAKLLESCCLLLLLSGSGQSGDSRQQTRHLSSYQLTVPRPIGGRPRRDADGSPPDQVSYAVDVSGRRHVVRLQRNRLLLPADFKVFTYADDGKMVTAVPAVKNHCHYGGFVEGMVGSSVAMSICHGLRGVMHLDDDSYAIEPLDSAPEQHLLYRLQDVTSQPRGCGTPHPHHRARGATSAQEIQRRARVKRDVLHRTHYVELLLVVDNERYKSMNRNQSAVREEMVHLANFLDAIYVQLNVRVVLVGLEIWTRRNLISTEGGAGEVLSRFTQWREKELLPRRRHDSAQLVLMKSFGVTAGMAFVSTVCSRSHGGGINAFTNNNVFAFASIVAHELGHNLGMNHDDSRSCVCPAEACIMNSGATGSRNFSSCSADDFEKMLLRTGGSCLLNVPRPDEAYSAPYCGNGLLDPGEDCDCGSAKECESDPCCEFSTCRLKAGAQCADGECCYNCRFRPGGTVCRAGTDECDLPEFCNGSSSLCQSDVFVQNGQPCRNGQAYCYNGRCQHAGEQCRSIFGAKAKVAPEICFKDVNSKGDRFGNCGYQNYGYKKCESRNALCGKLQCANVRGVKAFGVQPSVISTPIGGAVCSGVDFMLGSDVPDPAMVNEGTRCGPDKVCLNFECRSVDVLNFDCDAHNKCHGHGVCNNNRNCHCEAGWAPPFCELAGYGGSVDSGPAWNDRDHSLRDGLLVFFFLLVPAGALAALAVLRRKQLLRRLGLTRTGRSRAYRSEAAAPADPGAGPPPGARPPLVARGNSDGILRDPHHSQLLPPREVAETGRSATSFAARPPPPPLKPKPCGTAKPLMPQRPAPPPPV; encoded by the exons ATGGCGACGACGCGAAGACGAGCAAAGCTGCTGGAAAGCTGCTGTTTGCTGCTCCTGCTGAGCGGAAGTGGTCAGAGCGGAG aCTCCCGGCAGCAGACGCGGCACCTGTCCTCCTATCAGCTGACGGTGCCTCGGCCAATAGGAGGCCGGCCGAGGAGGGATGCCGACGGCTCGCCGCCCGACCAG GTGTCGTACGCCGTCGACGTGTCGGGACGCCGCCACGTCGTCCGTCTGCAGAGGAACCG GTTGTTGCTTCCTGCCGACTTCAAAGTGTTCACGTACGCCGACGACGGAAAAATGGTCACCGCCGTGCCGGCTGTCAAG AACCACTGCCATTACGGGGGCTTCGTGGAGGGCATGGTGGGCTCGTCTGTCGCCATGAGCATTTGTCACGGCCTCAG AGGCGTGATGCACCTCGACGACGACAGCTACGCCATTGAGCCTCTGGACTCCGCCCCCGAGCAGCACCTGCTGTACCGCTTACAGGATGTGACATCGCAGCCCCGAGGATGCGGGACGCCGCATCCCCACCACCGCGCACGAGGGGCAACGTCGGCGCAGGAAATCCAGCGGCGCGccagg GTGAAGCGAGATGTCCTCCACCGCACGCACTACGTCGAGCTCCTGCTGGTGGTGGACAACGAGCGG TACAAAAGCATGAACCGGAACCAGAGCGCGGTGAGGGAGGAGATGGTTCATCTGGCCAACTTCCTCGATGCC ATCTACGTGCAGCTGAATGTGAGGGTGGTCCTGGTGGGCCTGGAGATCTGGACCCGGCGGAACCTGATCAGCACCGAAGGGGGGGCCGGCGAGGTGCTCAGTCGCTTCACCCAGTGGAGGGAGAAGGAACTGCTGCCTCGGCGGCGACACGACTCGGCGCAGCTCGTACT CATGAAGAGTTTTGGGGTGACGGCAGGGATGGCGTTCGTCTCCACCGTCTGTTCGAGAAGTCACGGTGGCGGAATTAATGCG TTCACAAACAACAACGTGTTTGCCTTCGCCTCCATCGTGGCGCACGAGCTGGGTCACAACCTCGGCATGAACCACGACGACAGCCGAAGCTGCGTCTGCCCCGCGGAAGCGTGCATCATGAACTCCGGAGCCAC AGGTTCGCGCAACTTCAGCAGCTGCAGCGCCGACGACTTTGAGAAGATGCTGCTCCGCACGGGCGGCTCGTGCCTGCTCAACGTGCCGCGGCCCGACGAGGCCTACAGCGCCCCCTACTGCGGCAACGGCCTGCTGGACCCGGGCGAGGACTGCGACTGCGGATCGGCGAAG GAGTGCGAGAGCGACCCCTGCTGCGAGTTCTCCACGTGCCGGCTGAAGGCGGGAGCCCAGTGCGCCGACGGCGAGTGCTGCTACAACTGTCGG TTCCGACCCGGCGGGACGGTGTGTCGCGCCGGCACCGACGAGTGCGACCTGCCCGAGTTCTGCAACGGCTCGTCGTCTCTCTGTCAGAGCGACGTCTTTGTGCAG AACGGTCAACCGTGTCGGAACGGGCAGGCGTACTGTTACAACGGCCGCTGTCAGCACGCCGGAGAGCAGTGCAGGAGCATCTTCGGGGCAA AAGCCAAGGTGGCGCCGGAGATCTGCTTCAAAGACGTCAACAGCAAAGGCGATCGCTTCGGGAACTGCGGGTACCAAAACTACGGCTACAAAAAGTGTGAGAGCAG GAACGCTTTGTGCGGCAAGCTGCAGTGCGCCAACGTGCGGGGCGTCAAAGCGTTCGGCGTGCAGCCGTCCGTCATCAGCACGCCCATCGGGGGCGCCGTGTGCTCCGGGGTGGACTTCATGCTGGGCTCGGACGTGCCCGACCCCGCCATGGTCAACGAGGGCACCCGCTGCGGCCCGGACAAG GTGTGTCTGAACTTTGAGTGTCGCAGCGTGGACGTCCTCAACTTTGACTGCGATGCCCACAACAAGTGCCACGGCCACGGG GTGTGCAACAACAACCGCAACTGTCACTGCGAGGCCGGCTGGGCTCCGCCCTTCTGCGAGCTGGCGGGTTACGGCGGCAGCGTGGACAGCGGCCCCGCCTGGAACG ACCGCGACCATTCGCTTCGGGACGGCCTGCTggtcttcttcttcctgttggTCCCCGCGGGCGCGCTGGCCGCCCTGGCCGTGCTGCGCCGGAAGCAGCTGCTGCGGCGACTGGGCCTGACGCGCACGGGCCGTTCTCGGGCCTACCG GTCCGAGGCGGCGGCGCCGGCCGATCCGGGCGCAGGACCGCCTCCCGGGGCCCGGCCGCCTCTGGTCGCCCGCGGCAACTCCGACGGCATCCTCAGAGACCCG CATCACAGTCAGCTGCTGCCGCCCCGCGAG GTGGCGGAGACCGGCAGAAGCGCGACGTCGTTCGCCGCGAGGCCTCCGCCGCCCCCTCT gaAACCAAAACCGTGCGGCACGGCGAAGCCTCTGATGCCCCAACGACCCGCCCCTCCGCCGCCCGTGTAA